A genomic region of Miscanthus floridulus cultivar M001 chromosome 3, ASM1932011v1, whole genome shotgun sequence contains the following coding sequences:
- the LOC136546459 gene encoding aspartyl protease family protein At5g10770-like — protein sequence MESAMFPGCCLAAVLVAALASPHRLATSAAAAGEGSATTTNWHDVSVKSLLPNTVCTATKGPAAPSSSALTVVHRHGPCSPLQSRGGAPSHTEILRRDQDRVDAIRRKGAAVTAASKSKGGMSLLANWGKSLGTNNYVTSLRLGTPATDLLVELDTGSTQSWVQCKPCAGCYEQHDPVFDPTRSATYSAIPCGARECQELSSSSRNCSSDNKKCPYEVSYGDDSYTVGDLARDTLTLSLTPADTVLGFVFGCGHSNAGTFGEIDGLLGLGRGKASLPSQVAARYGAGFSYCLPSSSSAAGYLSFGGAAAPANAQFTEMVTGQDPTSYYLNLTGIMVAGRAIKVPPSVFATAAGTIIDSGTAFSRLPPRAYAALRSSFRSAMGRYRYKRAPSSTIFDTCYDFTGHETVQIPSVALVFADGATVHLHPSGVLYTWNDVSQTCLAFVPNQEGILGNTQQRTLAVIYDVGNQKIGFGAKGCA from the exons ATGGAGTCTGCCATGTTTCCCGGCTGCTGCCTCGCGGCTGTTCTCGTCGCAGCTCTCGCCTCTCCTCACCGTCTCGccacgtcggcggcggcggcgggcgagggAAGCGCGACGACGACGAACTGGCACGACGTGAGCGTCAAGTCGCTGCTGCCGAACACGGTCTGCACGGCCACGAAAGGACCAG CGGCACCCAGCTCGTCGGCGCTCACCGTCGTGCACAGGCACGGCCCGTGCTCGCCGCTGCAGTCACGCGGCGGCGCACCGTCCCATACCGAGATCCTACGCCGGGACCAGGACCGAGTCGACGCCATACGCCGCAAGGGGGCCGCTGTAACTGCGGCGTCCAAGTCCAAGGGCGGCATGTCCCTGCTGGCGAACTGGGGCAAATCTCTCGGCACCAACAACTACGTCACCTCGCTCCGCCTGGGCACGCCGGCGACGGACCTGCTGGTGGAGCTCGACACCGGCAGCACCCAGTCGTGGGTGCAGTGCAAGCCATGCGCGGGCTGCTACGAGCAGCACGACCCGGTCTTCGACCCCACCAGGTCGGCGACGTACTCCGCCATACCCTGCGGCGCGCGGGAGTGCCAGGAGCTCAGCTCGTCGTCGCGCAACTGCTCGTCGGACAACAAGAAGTGCCCCTACGAGGTCTCCTACGGAGACGACTCGTACACCGTCGGTGACCTCGCGCGCGACACGCTGACGCTGTCGCTGACGCCGGCCGACACGGTCCTGGGCTTCGTCTTCGGGTGCGGCCACAGCAACGCCGGGACCTTCGGCGAGATCGACGGGCTCTTGGGCCTCGGCCGCGGGAAGGCGTCGCTGCCGTCGCAGGTGGCGGCCAGGTACGGCGCGGGCTTCTCCTACTGCCTTCCGTCATCGTCGAGCGCCGCGGGGTACCTGTCCTTCGGCGGAGCCGCCGCCCCTGCGAACGCGCAGTTCACGGAGATGGTGACCGGCCAGGACCCGACGTCCTACTACCTCAACCTCACCGGCATAATGGTCGCCGGACGGGCGATCAAGGTGCCCCCGTCCGTGTTCGCGACGGCGGCGGGGACCATAATCGACTCGGGCACCGCGTTCAGCCGCCTCCCCCCACGCGCCTACGCGGCGCTGCGGTCGTCGTTCCGAAGCGCCATGGGCAGGTACAGGTACAAGAGGGCGCCCAGCTCGACCATTTTCGACACGTGCTACGACTTTACCGGCCACGAGACCGTGCAGATACCGTCGGTGGCGCTGGTGTTCGCCGACGGCGCCACCGTGCACCTGCACCCCAGCGGCGTGCTTTATACGTGGAACGATGTGTCCCAGACGTGCCTCGCGTTCGTGCCCAACCAGGAGGGCATACTTGGGAACACGCAGCAGAGGACGCTCGCCGTCATCTACGACGTGGGCAACCAGAAGATCGGGTTCGGCGCCAAGGGCTGCGCCTGA
- the LOC136546457 gene encoding uncharacterized protein encodes MGLSVITVRLPPAVHQGSFQKSTLAVPDLKLLTPAQAANALALQNAMLWFGAAVLAMLLKGRARTHRALACVALASAVAIHCVVTWLLGVNLVTAPNDDLLVVSVMSAVVFIFFAVVDVHAALILIRRPGGEEE; translated from the exons ATGGGTCTGTCAGTGATCACTGTGCGCCTGCCTCCAGCTGTTCACCAGGGCAGCTTTCAGAAAAGCACCCTGGCCGTGCCAGACCTCAAG CTCCTGACGCCCGCGCAGGCCGCCAACGCGCTCGCCCTCCAGAACGCCATGCTCTGGTTCGGCGCCGCGGTGCTGGCGATGCTGCTCAAGGGCCGCGCCCGGACCCACCGGGCCCTCGCCTGCGTCGCCCTCGCGTCCGCCGTCGCCATCCACTGCGTCGTGACCTGGCTCCTGGGGGTCAACCTCGTCACAGCGCCGAACGACGACCTCCTCGTCGTCAGCGTCATGTCGGCCGTCGTCTTCATCTTCTTCGCCGTGGTCGACGTGCATGCCGCCCTGATCCTGATCCGTCGACCtggaggggaggaggagtga
- the LOC136546458 gene encoding uncharacterized protein, which translates to MTYLEGNLPNLKLLTPAQAANALALQTAIMWFGAAGAGPAFLAILLRGHGRIRRALACVGLASAVAIHCFITWLLGVTLVTAPGDNLLVLSVFSAVAFIFFAVGDALAALVLLLRPRGEE; encoded by the exons ATGACATACTTGGAAGGCAACCTGCCAAACCTCAAG CTCCTGACGCCGGCGCAGGCCGCCAACGCGCTCGCCCTCCAGACCGCCATCATGTGGTTCGGCGCCGCGGGGGCCGGCCCCGCGTTTCTGGCGATCCTGCTGAGGGGCCACGGCCGGATCCGCCGGGCCCTCGCCTGCGTCGGCCTCGCGTCCGCCGTCGCCATCCACTGCTTCATCACCTGGCTGTTGGGAGTCACCCTGGTCACGGCCCCGGGCGACAATCTCCTCGTCCTCAGCGTCTTCTCGGCCGTGGCCTTCATCTTCTTCGCCGTGGGCGACGCGCTTGCCGCCCTGGTCCTGCTCCTTCGACCTCGAGGGGAGGAGTAG
- the LOC136546455 gene encoding uncharacterized protein, which translates to MMLVPPLFSVKDRPTKIALLPSSNALSKTMHRGVVQERWEMNVGPTLALPFNTQVVPEKINWEDHVRKNSVDWDWQMAVCKLFDEPPVWPRQSLYERLLDDGVHVSQNQFKRLLFRAGYYFSTGPFGKFWIRRGYDPRKDSESRIYQRIDFRMPPELRYLLRPKNSGSQKWADMCKLEAMPSQSFIFLQLYELKDDFIQAEIRKPSYQSVCSHSTGWFSKPMIKTLRLQVSIRFLSLLRNEDAKNLLRNAHELIERSKKQEALSTSELSKEDNDAEVPATQTGPADQVGPNNSDSEDVDDEEEEEELDGYDSPPMAEDIHDFTLGDSYTFGEGFSNGYLEEVLHSLPLQEDGQNKSGDAPMNADASDGEFEIYEQPSDDEDSDG; encoded by the coding sequence ATGATGTTGGTGCCCCCATTGTTCTCAGTGAAGGATAGACCAACAAAGATAGCGCTTCTACCATCGTCCAATGCCCTATCTAAAACCATGCACAGGGGAGTCGTACAAGAACGGTGGGAGATGAACGTTGGACCAACTCTTGCGCTTCCGTTCAACACTCAAGTTGTCCCGGAGAAGATTAATTGGGAAGACCACGTTCGAAAGAATTCTGTAGATTGGGATTGGCAAATGGCTGTCTGCAAATTGTTTGATGAGCCTCCTGTGTGGCCAAGGCAATCACTTTATGAGCGGTTGCTTGATGATGGTGTGCATGTCTCTCAAAACCAATTCAAAAGGCTTCTGTTTAGAGCTGGATACTACTTCTCTACTGGACCCTTTGGAAAATTCTGGATCAGAAGAGGATACGACCCTCGTAAAGATTCTGAGTCACGAATATATCAGAGAATTGATTTTCGCATGCCTCCTGAGCTACGGTATCTTCTAAGGCCAAAGAATTCTGGGTCTCAGAAGTGGGCAGATATGTGCAAGCTTGAAGCAATGCCATCACAGAGTTTCATCTTCCTGCAATTATATGAACTGAAGGATGACTTTATTCAAGCAGAAATTCGGAAACCTTCTTATCAATCAGTTTGTTCACATTCTACAGGTTGGTTTTCTAAGCCAATGATCAAAACCCTGAGGTTGCAAGTGAGCATAAGGTTCCTCTCTTTATTGCGTAATGAAGACGCTAAAAACTTGTTGAGGAATGCCCATGAACTTATTGAAAGGTCCAAGAAGCAGGAAGCCCTTTCGACATCTGAGCTGTCAAAAGAAGATAATGATGCTGAAGTTCCTGCCACACAAACTGGACCTGCGGATCAAGTTGGCCCTAACAACTCTGATAGTGAAGAtgtggatgatgaagaagaggaagaggaattggatggttatgattctCCACCTATGGCAGAGGATATTCATGATTTCACCTTAGGTGATTCCTATACATTTGGTGAAGGCTTCTCGAATGGATACCTTGAAGAAGTACTGCACAGCTTGCCATTGCAGGAAGATGGCCAAAACAAATCAGGTGATGCTCCTATGAACGCTGATGCAAGTGATGGGGAGTTTGAAATTTACGAACAGCCCAGCGATGATGAAGATTCTGATGGTTAG
- the LOC136546456 gene encoding plant UBX domain-containing protein 10-like: protein MSSLSSGPTRGSSASAGESLRNSCNDFARALARVPASIMEGLSRSIPRRAPRRSHPHHLQPPPSPPPLVPEELFFFSVFEQQYGGHHPFFYGCRFADALRAARREGKLVFVYLHDPGHPYTEPFCRRTLCADVVVEFLDANFVSWGAVTGSGEGPGMVASLQPGSFPFCAVVAPVSDESIAVLQQVEGPVSPSELVEILQRTIDEQGAAFRPSRPVEKAAAARSSRSAEEEERRRRSAQRLRQEQDAAYMESLRKDQEKERSRKSQQEGVSKPRAGNELRPRRAGQAPREPTKTTQIRASPHKETAPAHRTEPNTKIMIRFPNGERRQQSFHHTDTIREVYRYVDSQGIPGIGSYQLVRSYPRKTYGQQQLGMTLGDAGFYPSVTLYLEQLQ from the exons ATGTCGTCGTTGTCGTCAGGTCCGACGAGGGGGAGCAGCGCTAGCGCGGGCGAGAGCCTCCGGAACTCGTGCAACGACTTCGCCCGGGCCCTGGCGCGGGTGCCGGCCAGCATCATGGAGGGGCTGTCGAGGTCCATCCCCCGCCGCGCCCCGAGGAGGAGCCACCCCCACCATCTCCagccgccaccgtcgccgcctCCGCTCGTCCCCGAGGAGCTCTTCTTCTTCAGCGTGTTCGAGCAGCAGTACGGCGGCCACCACCCTTTCTTCTACGGGTGCCGCTTCGCCGACGCGCTGCGGGCCGCGCGGAGGGAGGGCAAGCTCGTCTTCGTGTACCTCCACGACCCGGGCCACCCCTACACGGAGCCCTTCTGCCGGAGGACGCTCTGCGCCGACGTGGTGGTGGAGTTCCTCGACGCCAACTTCGTGTCCTGGGGCGCCGTCACCGGCAGCGGGGAGGGGCCCGGCATGGTGGCCTCGCTGCAGCCCGGCAGCTTCCCGTTCTGCGCCGTCGTCGCTCCCGTCTCCGACGAAAGCATCGCGGTCCTGCAACAG GTAGAGGGGCCAGTCTCACCGTCAGAGCTGGTGGAGATCTTGCAGCGCACCATTGACGAGCAGGGCGCGGCTTTCAGACCCTCCAGGCCTGTCGAGAAAGCTGCAGCTGCCAGATCCTCCAGATCggccgaggaagaagagaggaggaggagatcgGCGCAGCGGCTACGACAAGAACAGGACGCTGCTTACATGGAGTCCCTCCGGAAGGACCAG GAGAAAGAAAGATCCCGAAAGAGTCAGCAAGAGGGAGTTTCCAAGCCGAGAGCAGGCAACGAGCTTCGCCCAAGACGTGCAGGCCAGGCACCAAGAGAACCTACCAAGACGACTCAGATCAGAGCATCCCCTCACAAGGAAACTGCACCTGCACACAGAACTGAACCAAACACCAAG ATCATGATAAGATTTCCGAACGGTGAGAGAAGGCAACAGAGCTTCCATCACACGGACACCATCAGAGAGGTCTACAGGTATGTGGACTCCCAGGGCATACCAGGAATTGGAAGCTATCAGCTCGTGCGAAGCTACCCAAGGAAGACGTATGGTCAGCAGCAGCTGGGGATGACTCTCGGAGATGCAGGTTTCTATCCGAGTGTGACATTGTACCTTGAGCAGCTCCAGTGA